The genomic window TCCGATTCCCATTCGTAGGCTATCTTTACATCGACATAGGAACAACTCAGCATTATCAGCGACAGCATGTTGTTCATGTTCCTGAAGCCATAGGCAGTCCGTATCAGTAGCTTTATCTTGTTGTTCGTCGCCTCGATCCTTGCGTTTGACACGCC from Fibrobacter sp. UWR4 includes these protein-coding regions:
- a CDS encoding transposase: GVSNARIEATNNKIKLLIRTAYGFRNMNNMLSLIMLSCSYVDVKIAYEWESESRESSSKAA